One Glycine soja cultivar W05 chromosome 2, ASM419377v2, whole genome shotgun sequence genomic region harbors:
- the LOC114396165 gene encoding uncharacterized protein LOC114396165, translating to MEVYGNSMVAAPSNVIYLSSILGQGGPIPGHRCNWKCENEHVCGNMYRCKLTGLTHICDKNCNQRILYDNHSSLCLASGQIFPLTPEEEQAVRGVRRKLDMENSPSDSCGFKRRRDAQFHPSPFERSFSAVSPICSQVGDGMDMK from the coding sequence ATGGAGGTATATGGCAATTCTATGGTTGCAGCTCCTTCAAATGTTATTTATCTGTCCAGTATTTTGGGCCAAGGCGGTCCAATTCCCGGTCACAGATGCAACTGGAAATGTGAAAATGAACATGTTTGTGGAAACATGTATCGCTGCAAGCTAACAGGGCTGACTCACATTTGTGATAAAAACTGTAACCAGAGAATTCTGTATGATAACCATAGCTCACTTTGCCTAGCAAGTGGTCAAATTTTCCCCCTTACGCCGGAAGAGGAACAAGCAGTGAGAGGTGTTCGCAGGAAGCTTGACATGGAGAATTCGCCCTCTGATAGCTGTGGTTTTAAGCGTAGACGAGATGCTCAATTCCATCCTTCTCCTTTCGAGAGATCTTTCTCTGCTGTCAGTCCTATCTGCAGCCAAGTTGGAGATGGCATGGATATGAAATAG
- the LOC114396182 gene encoding probable ribonuclease P/MRP protein subunit POP5, which produces MVGFRNRYMVMEVFLNPNRDKGGDDSVIVTQFNVSKAVRDSILVNFGECGLASSLGSFQVKYVNPITNVCIIRASREQYQKVWSAITMVTNIGNCPVMFNLLDLSGSIRACKNAALKCEESKFEQYKLMLGDRFSSDHTHRMNTYLDRIKVLEH; this is translated from the exons ATGGTGGGGTTCAGAAACAGATACATGGTTATGGAGGTTTTTCTGAACCCTAATAGGGACAAAGGTGGGGATGATTCTGTTATAGTTACACAGTTTAATGTCTCCAAAGCTGTAAGAGACAGCATATTGGTGAATTTTGGGGAGTGTGGTTTGGCTTCGTCATTGGGATCGTTTCAGG TTAAGTATGTGAATCCAATCACTAATGTGTGTATAATTAGGGCTTCAAGGGAACAGTATCAGAAAGTATGGTCCGCCATTACAATGGTCACAAATATTGGAAACTGCCCGGTCATGTTTAACTTGCTGGATTTATCTG GAAGTATAAGGGCTTGTAAAAATGCTGCCTTGAAATGTGAGGAGTCAAAATTTGAGCAGTACAAACTCATGCTTGGTGATCGATTCTCTTCTGATCATACTCATCGCATGAATACCTATCTCGACAGGATCAAAGTTTTGGAGCATTGA
- the LOC114396189 gene encoding uncharacterized protein LOC114396189 codes for MEKKVLDLILVPSGFLVLLAYHFWLLHQVMKQPTKTVIGVNAINRRFWVQAMMEDASKNGILAVQSLRNNIMASTLLASTAIMLSSLIAVLMSSGNERKTVVSEVFGDRTELGLSIKFFSILVCFLLAFLLNVQSIRYYSHASILINVPFKKVSPNLRHQMLTAEYVANTVNRGSYFWSLGLRAFYFSFPLFMWLFGPIPVFFSCFALVFMLYFLDVTFERGCAGVSDTDDSVQVVELNKHNVDVEIGKAN; via the exons ATGGAAAAGAAAGTCCTTGATCTCATATTAGTCCCAAGTGGTTTCCTTGTGTTGTTGGCTTACCATTTCTGGCTTCTCCACCAAGTCATGAAACAACCCACCAAAACAGTCATTGGTGTCAATGCAATCAATCGCCGTTTCTGGGTCCAAGCCATGATGGag GATGCGTCCAAGAATGGGATTCTAGCTGTGCAATCATTGAGGAACAACATAATGGCATCGACCCTTTTGGCATCCACAGCTATAATGCTGAGTTCCCTCATTGCTGTGTTGATGAGCAGTGGCAATGAGAGAAAAACCGTGGTTTCTGAGGTTTTTGGGGATAGAACTGAGCTTGGTTTGTCCATAAAGTTCTTTTCCATATTGGTGTGTTTCTTGTTGGCATTTTTGCTGAATGTGCAGTCCATAAGATACTATAGCCATGCAAGCATCTTAATCAACGTGCCCTTCAAGAAAGTGTCCCCAAACCTAAGGCATCAAATGCTCACAGCTGAGTATGTTGCCAACACTGTGAACCGAGGTAGTTACTTCTGGTCCCTCGGATTGCGTGCCTTCTACTTCTCTTTCCCTCTCTTCATGTGGCTCTTTGGACCCATTCCTGTGTTCTTCTCTTGCTTTGCCCTTGTTTTCATGCTATACTTCTTGGATGTTACATTTGAGCGTGGATGTGCTGGGGTTTCTGATACTGATGATAGTGTTCAAGTTGTTGAATTGAACAAGCACAATGTTGATGTGGAAATTGGAAAGGCCAATTAG